Part of the Natranaerovirga pectinivora genome is shown below.
TAAAAAAACCACCTAAAGAAATTAATGCTTTATTTGGTTATCGTACAGCTATGTCATCAAAAAACAAGGATACTTGGGTTTTTGCACACAGGTACTCAGGTAAAATATGGATAAGAAGTGGCATTATTACTGGAATTATATCCGTTATATTGGCATTTGCTTTACAGGGACTAAGCAATTACAATCTACTTTTGGTTGTTATATGTTATATTCAAATTATAGTCTTACTACTAGTGATTCCTTTTACAGCGGCAGCTTTAAGAAAAACATTTGATAAAAATGGTAATAGAAAATAAGCAGGGGGTATTATGACAAGATTATATATAACAAGGCATGGTCAAACACAGTGGAATCTAGAGGGTAGATTACAAGGAAGGAAAGATTCACCTCTAACCAAGTTGGGCGAAGATCAAGCAAAATGGTTGGGTGAAAAATTAAA
Proteins encoded:
- a CDS encoding SdpI family protein, whose amino-acid sequence is MLIISLIMTAIICLSMIGFGFLMVKKPPKEINALFGYRTAMSSKNKDTWVFAHRYSGKIWIRSGIITGIISVILAFALQGLSNYNLLLVVICYIQIIVLLLVIPFTAAALRKTFDKNGNRK